A genomic window from Streptomyces broussonetiae includes:
- a CDS encoding stage II sporulation protein M: protein MDLDVFVSAHRAEWDRLDALLRRRRRLSGTEADELVTLYQRTATHLSLIQSSAPDPQLTGRLSQLVARARSAVTGTRRASWRDVTRFLGQGFPAAVYRARHWWVPTAVLSTVIAILLGWWIGTHPDVQSSIAAPSQLRELTRPGGEYETYYSSHPATAFAAQVWTNNAQAAAMCLVLGVFLGLPVLWILFENMLNLGVGVGLMSSAGRLDTFLGLVLPHGLLELTAVFVAAGTGLRLGWTLIDPGPRTRRTALAEEGRAAVGMAIGLALVLFVSGAIEGFVTPSGLPTWARISIGVVAELAFLTYVYVLGGRAVGVGETGDLEATSRSATVPTAA from the coding sequence ATGGACCTGGACGTCTTCGTCTCCGCCCACCGAGCCGAGTGGGACCGCCTGGACGCCCTGCTCCGCCGCCGACGCCGCCTCAGCGGCACCGAAGCCGACGAACTCGTCACGCTCTACCAGCGCACCGCCACCCACCTCTCCCTCATCCAGTCCAGCGCTCCGGACCCGCAGCTGACGGGACGGCTCAGCCAACTGGTGGCACGCGCGCGTAGTGCCGTCACCGGCACCCGCCGTGCCTCGTGGCGCGATGTGACGCGCTTCCTGGGCCAGGGCTTCCCGGCCGCTGTCTACCGCGCGCGCCACTGGTGGGTGCCCACGGCGGTGCTCTCCACGGTCATCGCGATCCTCCTGGGCTGGTGGATAGGCACCCACCCGGACGTCCAGTCGTCCATCGCCGCCCCCAGCCAACTGCGCGAGCTGACCCGTCCCGGTGGTGAGTACGAGACGTACTACTCCAGCCACCCCGCGACCGCGTTCGCCGCCCAGGTGTGGACGAACAACGCCCAGGCCGCCGCGATGTGCCTGGTCCTGGGCGTTTTCCTCGGCCTGCCCGTCCTCTGGATCCTCTTCGAGAACATGCTCAACCTGGGCGTCGGGGTCGGCCTGATGTCCTCCGCCGGCCGGCTCGATACATTCCTCGGCCTGGTTCTCCCGCACGGCCTGCTGGAACTCACCGCGGTCTTCGTGGCAGCCGGTACGGGACTGCGCCTGGGCTGGACGCTCATAGACCCCGGCCCACGTACCCGCCGCACGGCTCTCGCCGAGGAGGGAAGGGCAGCGGTGGGCATGGCCATCGGTCTGGCCTTGGTCCTTTTCGTCTCCGGCGCCATCGAAGGCTTTGTCACCCCGTCTGGTCTGCCCACCTGGGCCCGCATCAGCATCGGCGTCGTGGCCGAGCTGGCATTTCTGACCTACGTCTACGTC
- a CDS encoding RDD family protein codes for MSELVTGEAVALELRPAKLPSRALAVLLDLVVTVVVYAVVTVVLVMSTASLDEAAQVALSIASFLLVLVGGPIAVETLSHGRSLGKLAFGLRVVRDDGGPIRFRHALVRGAIGVVEILLTFGVVACIASLVSARGRRLGDVFAGTLVVRERIPTGRTAFVPPPPPWLAGRFAGLDLSAVPDGLWLAVRQYLTRMPQLDPQVSLGMAQRLAADLAARTGASVPPDLPAAAFLAAVLHERQSREARRAFGTTGPTAPAAGPGAPASYQPPVAAAARPQSPAPPVQSQDWARQPQAPVMPPAASPRDEPPAGRPTTGFAPPA; via the coding sequence GTGAGTGAGCTGGTGACGGGCGAGGCGGTGGCGCTCGAACTACGGCCGGCGAAGCTGCCGAGCAGGGCGCTTGCCGTATTGCTCGACCTGGTGGTGACCGTGGTCGTGTACGCCGTCGTCACCGTCGTGCTGGTGATGTCGACGGCCTCTTTGGACGAGGCCGCGCAGGTGGCGCTGTCGATTGCGTCGTTTCTGCTGGTGCTGGTCGGCGGGCCTATCGCGGTGGAGACACTCAGTCACGGGCGCTCGCTGGGGAAGCTGGCGTTCGGGCTTCGGGTGGTGCGGGACGACGGTGGGCCGATCCGGTTCCGGCATGCGCTGGTGCGGGGTGCGATCGGTGTGGTGGAGATCCTGCTGACGTTCGGCGTGGTGGCCTGCATCGCTTCGCTGGTGTCCGCACGGGGCCGACGGCTCGGCGACGTGTTCGCGGGCACGCTGGTCGTGCGTGAGCGCATACCCACCGGTCGGACCGCTTTCGTGCCGCCTCCGCCGCCGTGGCTCGCGGGGCGGTTCGCCGGGTTGGACCTTTCCGCCGTGCCGGACGGGCTGTGGCTTGCCGTGCGCCAGTACCTCACGCGCATGCCGCAGCTCGATCCGCAGGTTTCCCTGGGCATGGCCCAGCGGCTCGCGGCCGACCTCGCGGCGCGTACGGGCGCGTCGGTGCCACCGGATCTGCCGGCGGCCGCGTTCCTGGCGGCCGTGCTGCACGAGCGCCAGTCCCGTGAGGCCCGGCGGGCGTTCGGCACCACAGGGCCCACCGCACCGGCGGCCGGACCCGGCGCGCCCGCCTCCTATCAGCCGCCCGTTGCCGCGGCTGCCCGGCCGCAGAGCCCCGCTCCGCCGGTCCAGTCGCAGGACTGGGCTCGGCAACCGCAGGCTCCCGTCATGCCGCCGGCCGCATCGCCCCGGGACGAGCCGCCGGCCGGCCGGCCCACCACCGGATTCGCGCCGCCCGCGTAG